In Rhizobium sp. N324, a single genomic region encodes these proteins:
- a CDS encoding ABC transporter ATP-binding protein gives MATSVVLQKVEKRYGAMDVIHGIDLTIDPGEFVVFVGPSGCGKSTLLRMIAGLEEISGGGLLLDNERMNEVAPAKRGIAMVFQSYALYPHMSVYKNLAFGLETAGYKKAEIQPKVKRAAEILQIEKLLERKPKALSGGQRQRVAIGRAIVREPRIFLFDEPLSNLDAELRVQMRVEISRLHRQLGNTMIYVTHDQVEAMTMADKIVVLNSGRIEQVGAPLDLYNNPANRFVAGFIGSPKMNFLKARIEEVGETETTIHVCGNSVRLPRRLKGQAGEDVTFGIRPEHLSLTEGAITLSTVNVDLVENLGGATMLYTTTPDGQLLTIALDGQQKVERGANVKTFFDPARCHVFDAAGKTI, from the coding sequence ATGGCAACCAGTGTCGTTCTTCAGAAGGTCGAGAAGCGCTACGGCGCGATGGATGTGATCCATGGCATCGACCTGACGATCGATCCCGGCGAATTCGTCGTTTTCGTCGGTCCTTCCGGCTGCGGAAAATCGACCCTTCTGCGCATGATCGCCGGTCTCGAGGAAATATCGGGCGGCGGGCTGCTGCTCGACAACGAGCGCATGAACGAGGTGGCCCCTGCCAAGCGCGGCATTGCCATGGTCTTCCAGTCTTACGCCCTCTATCCCCATATGTCGGTCTACAAGAACCTCGCCTTCGGTCTGGAGACGGCGGGTTATAAGAAGGCCGAGATCCAGCCGAAGGTCAAACGCGCCGCCGAAATCCTGCAGATCGAGAAACTCCTGGAGCGCAAGCCGAAGGCGCTCTCCGGCGGCCAGCGCCAGCGCGTGGCCATCGGCCGGGCGATCGTGCGCGAGCCGCGTATCTTCCTGTTCGACGAACCGCTGTCGAACCTCGACGCCGAACTGCGGGTGCAGATGCGCGTCGAGATCTCCCGCCTGCACCGGCAGCTCGGCAACACGATGATCTATGTCACCCATGACCAGGTCGAAGCCATGACGATGGCCGACAAGATCGTGGTGCTCAACTCCGGCCGCATCGAGCAGGTCGGCGCTCCCCTCGATCTCTACAACAATCCGGCCAACCGCTTCGTCGCCGGCTTCATCGGCAGCCCGAAGATGAATTTTCTCAAGGCCCGCATCGAAGAGGTCGGCGAGACGGAAACCACCATTCATGTCTGCGGCAATTCCGTCCGCCTGCCGCGCCGGCTGAAAGGGCAAGCCGGTGAGGACGTCACCTTCGGCATCCGTCCCGAGCATCTTTCCCTCACAGAGGGCGCCATCACGCTGTCGACCGTCAACGTCGATCTCGTCGAAAATCTCGGCGGCGCCACCATGCTCTACACCACGACGCCGGATGGACAGCTGCTGACGATCGCCCTCGACGGCCAGCAGAAGGTCGAGCGCGGCGCCAATGTGAAGACCTTCTTCGATCCTGCTCGCTGCCACGTCTTCGACGCCGCCGGCAAGACGATCTGA
- a CDS encoding phosphotransferase, whose protein sequence is MTPEDRIHALGIWQGPIEISPISGGITNRNYLVSDAVARCVVRLGTDIPIHHISRQNELAASRAAHAAGLSPAVIHHSPGVLVLDYIEARALSPEDVGTPDMLARIVPLIRACHHDIARHFRGQAMIFWVFHVIRDYAASLKESGSPYLPLLPALIGRAETLEQAAGPFEIAFGHNDLLAANFLDDGKRLWLIDWDYAGFNTPLFDLGGLASNNEFSEAGEQMMLETYFDRPLTSDLGRRYRAMKCASLLRETLWSMISEIHSTIQFDYAAYTAENLGRFERAYQAFEQER, encoded by the coding sequence ATGACGCCTGAAGATAGGATTCATGCGCTCGGCATTTGGCAGGGCCCGATCGAAATCTCGCCGATCTCAGGCGGCATCACCAACCGGAACTATCTGGTCAGCGATGCCGTCGCGCGTTGCGTGGTGAGGCTCGGCACCGATATTCCCATCCATCACATCAGCCGCCAGAACGAACTTGCCGCAAGCCGCGCGGCCCATGCCGCCGGCCTGTCGCCTGCCGTCATCCACCATTCGCCCGGCGTGCTGGTGCTCGATTATATCGAAGCGCGGGCGCTGTCGCCGGAGGACGTCGGGACGCCTGATATGCTCGCCCGGATCGTTCCGCTCATCCGCGCCTGCCATCACGACATTGCCCGGCATTTCCGCGGCCAGGCGATGATCTTCTGGGTCTTCCACGTCATCCGCGATTACGCCGCCAGCCTGAAGGAGTCGGGCAGCCCCTATCTGCCATTGCTGCCGGCCCTGATCGGCAGGGCCGAGACGCTGGAACAAGCGGCAGGGCCGTTCGAGATTGCCTTCGGCCACAACGATCTGCTGGCCGCCAATTTTCTCGACGACGGCAAGCGGCTCTGGCTGATCGACTGGGATTATGCCGGCTTCAACACGCCGCTGTTCGATCTCGGCGGATTGGCCTCCAACAACGAGTTCTCGGAAGCCGGCGAGCAGATGATGCTGGAGACCTATTTCGACCGGCCGCTGACATCGGATCTCGGCCGGCGCTATCGCGCGATGAAATGCGCGTCGCTGCTGCGTGAGACGCTGTGGAGCATGATTTCGGAAATCCATTCCACCATCCAATTCGACTATGCCGCCTATACCGCCGAAAATCTCGGGCGCTTCGAACGCGCCTATCAAGCCTTTGAACAGGAACGATAA
- a CDS encoding GcvT family protein encodes MTKQLPKTAKAVVIGGGIIGCSTAYHLGKLGWTDTVLLERKKLTSGTTFHAAGLVGQLRSSANITQLLGYSVDLYKRLEEETGLGTGWKMNGGLRLACNEERWTEVKRQATTAQSFGLEMRLLTPQEAFDLWPLMTIDDLVGAAFLPTDGQANPSDITQALAKGARMAGVSIFEDTEVLDLEIDKGRIRAVITAEGRIECERVVVCAGQWTRAFAARFGVNVPLVSVEHQYIITESFGVPSNLPTLRDPDRLTYYKEEVGGIVMGGYEPNPIAWAEKGIPEGFHYTLLDSNFDHFEQNMEQALGRVPALENVGVKQLLNGPESFTPDGNFILGEAPELKNFFVGAGFNAFGIASAGGAGMALAEWVTKGEPPYDLWPVDIRRFGRPHFDTDWVRTRALEAYGKHYTMAWPFEEHASGRPCRKSPLYDRLKAQGACFGEKLGWERPNWFADLFANEEPKDVYSYGRQNWFEAVGREHKAVREAAVIFDQTSFAKFVLKGRDAEAALSWIAANDVARPVGSLIYTQMLNDKGGIECDLTVARVAENEYYIVTGTGFATHDFDWIARNIPEEMHAELVDVTSAYSVLSLMGPNARAVLEKVTGSDVSNTAFPFGQVRTIGISGCPVRALRITYVGELGYELHVPIEYATTVYAVLMTAGGEFGLVNAGYRAIESCRLEKGYRAWGSDIGPDHTPVEAGLGWAVKIRKNVPFRGREAIERQLADGVKKRLACFVPDDPEVVLLGRETIYRDGKRVGWLSSGGFGYTLGKPIGYGYVRNADGVTEDFVLSGTYELDVARERIPCKVSLAPLYDPDMVRVKT; translated from the coding sequence ATGACGAAACAGTTACCGAAGACGGCAAAAGCCGTGGTCATCGGCGGCGGCATCATCGGCTGCTCGACAGCCTATCATCTCGGCAAGCTCGGCTGGACCGATACTGTTCTCCTGGAGCGCAAGAAGCTGACGTCGGGCACCACCTTCCATGCCGCCGGCCTCGTCGGCCAGCTGCGCAGCAGCGCCAACATCACCCAGCTGCTCGGTTATTCCGTCGATCTCTACAAGCGGCTGGAAGAGGAAACCGGCCTCGGCACCGGCTGGAAGATGAATGGCGGCCTGCGGCTTGCCTGCAACGAGGAGCGCTGGACCGAAGTCAAGCGTCAGGCAACCACGGCCCAGTCCTTCGGCCTCGAAATGCGATTGCTGACGCCGCAGGAGGCCTTCGATCTCTGGCCGTTGATGACGATAGACGATCTCGTCGGCGCTGCCTTCCTTCCCACAGACGGCCAGGCCAACCCGTCCGACATCACCCAGGCGCTGGCAAAAGGCGCCCGCATGGCGGGCGTTTCGATCTTCGAGGATACCGAAGTCCTCGATCTCGAGATCGACAAGGGCAGGATCCGCGCCGTCATTACCGCTGAGGGCCGTATCGAATGCGAGCGCGTCGTCGTCTGCGCCGGCCAATGGACGCGCGCCTTCGCTGCCCGCTTCGGCGTCAACGTACCGCTGGTCTCGGTCGAGCATCAATATATCATCACCGAATCTTTCGGTGTGCCCTCCAACCTGCCGACCCTGCGCGATCCCGATCGCCTGACCTATTACAAGGAGGAGGTCGGCGGCATCGTCATGGGCGGCTATGAGCCGAACCCGATCGCCTGGGCGGAGAAAGGCATCCCCGAAGGTTTCCACTACACGCTGCTGGACAGCAATTTCGACCATTTCGAGCAGAACATGGAGCAGGCGCTCGGCCGCGTTCCGGCGCTGGAGAATGTCGGCGTCAAGCAGCTGCTGAACGGCCCGGAAAGTTTTACGCCGGACGGCAATTTCATTCTCGGCGAGGCGCCGGAGCTGAAGAACTTCTTCGTCGGCGCCGGTTTCAACGCCTTCGGCATCGCCTCGGCCGGCGGCGCCGGTATGGCGCTCGCCGAATGGGTGACGAAGGGCGAGCCGCCCTATGATCTCTGGCCGGTCGATATCCGCCGCTTCGGCCGCCCGCACTTCGATACCGACTGGGTGCGCACCCGCGCGCTCGAAGCCTATGGCAAACACTACACCATGGCCTGGCCGTTCGAGGAGCATGCAAGCGGCCGCCCCTGCCGCAAGTCGCCGCTCTATGACCGGCTGAAGGCGCAGGGCGCCTGCTTCGGCGAAAAGCTTGGCTGGGAGCGGCCGAACTGGTTTGCCGATCTCTTCGCCAATGAGGAACCGAAGGACGTCTACAGCTATGGCAGGCAGAACTGGTTCGAGGCCGTCGGCCGCGAGCACAAGGCCGTGCGCGAGGCGGCCGTCATCTTCGACCAGACCTCCTTCGCCAAATTTGTGCTGAAGGGCAGGGATGCCGAGGCGGCCCTCTCCTGGATCGCCGCCAACGATGTCGCAAGACCCGTGGGATCGCTCATCTACACGCAGATGCTGAACGACAAGGGCGGCATCGAATGCGACCTGACCGTCGCCCGCGTCGCGGAGAACGAATATTACATCGTCACCGGCACCGGTTTCGCCACCCACGATTTCGATTGGATCGCCCGCAATATTCCGGAGGAGATGCACGCCGAACTGGTCGATGTCACCTCAGCCTACTCAGTGTTGTCGCTGATGGGACCGAATGCACGCGCCGTGCTGGAAAAGGTGACGGGAAGCGACGTCTCGAATACGGCCTTCCCCTTCGGCCAGGTCAGAACCATCGGCATTTCGGGCTGCCCGGTGCGGGCCTTGCGCATCACCTATGTCGGCGAACTCGGCTATGAACTGCATGTCCCCATCGAATATGCGACCACGGTCTATGCCGTATTGATGACTGCTGGCGGCGAGTTCGGCCTCGTCAATGCCGGCTACCGCGCCATCGAAAGCTGCCGCCTGGAAAAAGGCTATCGCGCCTGGGGCTCCGATATCGGCCCCGACCACACGCCTGTTGAGGCCGGCCTCGGCTGGGCGGTGAAGATCAGGAAGAACGTTCCCTTCCGCGGCCGCGAGGCGATCGAACGGCAGCTTGCGGACGGCGTCAAGAAGCGCCTCGCCTGCTTCGTGCCAGACGATCCTGAGGTGGTGCTGCTCGGCCGCGAAACCATCTATCGCGACGGCAAGCGCGTCGGCTGGCTGTCGAGCGGCGGCTTCGGCTACACGCTCGGCAAACCGATCGGCTACGGCTATGTCCGCAATGCCGATGGCGTGACGGAGGATTTCGTCCTCTCCGGCACCTATGAACTCGATGTCGCCAGGGAGCGCATCCCCTGCAAGGTGTCGCTGGCGCCGCTCTACGATCCGGATATGGTGCGGGTGAAGACGTGA
- a CDS encoding mannitol dehydrogenase family protein: protein MTERLQTLSGLAPTAKLPAYDRSRLKSGILHLGPGAFFRAHFAPFTDGALAAAGGDWGIEVASLRTPDVADNLSAQNGLYTTLIRDTSGTTAEVIGSILKAHVAPRDPAGLLARLEDPAIRIVSMTVTEKAYGFDPATGGLDLKHPDIVVDLANRHAPRGVIGYLVEGLARRRQKGIAPFTPLSCDNLPSNGAVLKRLVLEFTSRIDADLHRWIEANVPFPSTMVDRITPASTEATYADAERLTGRADMAAIETEPFTQWVIEDHFANGRPAWEKVRGALMVEDVSAYEKMKLRMLNGAHSLLAYLGYIGGYEFIRDVMDDAALAALAYRHMHAAARTLDPVPGIDLDDYANELIARFANKAIAHRTYQIAMDGTQKLPQRLLEPACEALAHGDRAETYAIAVAAWMRYALGEHGNGERFELRDPRAAEIAALIADVPRTGPAISAALFTLPGLFPKALTEHRAWAQDVSDKLEILIQDDRLPLF from the coding sequence GTGACCGAACGACTGCAGACCCTTTCCGGCCTCGCCCCGACGGCGAAGCTTCCCGCCTATGACCGCAGCCGGCTGAAAAGCGGCATCCTGCACCTAGGCCCCGGCGCCTTCTTCCGCGCGCATTTCGCGCCGTTCACCGATGGCGCGCTGGCGGCCGCAGGCGGCGACTGGGGCATCGAGGTGGCAAGCCTGCGCACACCCGATGTCGCCGACAATCTGAGTGCCCAGAACGGGCTTTATACGACGCTGATCCGCGACACCTCGGGTACGACCGCCGAGGTGATCGGCTCGATCCTGAAGGCGCATGTGGCGCCGCGCGATCCGGCCGGACTGCTGGCGCGGCTCGAAGATCCCGCGATCCGCATCGTCAGCATGACGGTGACGGAAAAAGCCTATGGTTTCGATCCGGCAACGGGCGGCCTCGATCTCAAACATCCCGATATCGTCGTGGACCTCGCCAACCGGCATGCGCCGCGCGGCGTCATCGGCTATCTCGTCGAAGGCCTTGCACGCCGCCGGCAGAAAGGTATTGCGCCCTTTACGCCGCTCAGCTGCGACAACCTGCCGAGCAACGGCGCTGTTCTGAAGCGCCTGGTGCTCGAATTCACCTCCCGCATCGATGCCGATCTGCATCGCTGGATCGAAGCGAATGTGCCCTTCCCGTCGACGATGGTCGACCGCATCACGCCGGCCAGCACCGAGGCGACCTATGCCGATGCCGAGCGGCTGACGGGCCGCGCGGATATGGCGGCGATCGAGACGGAGCCCTTTACGCAGTGGGTCATCGAGGACCATTTCGCCAATGGCCGCCCGGCCTGGGAAAAGGTGCGCGGCGCGCTGATGGTCGAAGACGTCTCGGCCTATGAGAAGATGAAGCTCCGGATGCTGAACGGGGCGCATTCGCTGCTCGCCTATCTCGGTTATATCGGCGGCTATGAATTCATCCGCGACGTGATGGACGATGCCGCCCTGGCAGCGCTGGCCTATCGCCACATGCATGCGGCGGCGAGAACGCTCGATCCGGTCCCCGGCATCGATCTCGACGATTACGCCAACGAATTGATAGCCCGCTTTGCAAATAAGGCGATTGCCCATCGCACCTACCAGATCGCCATGGACGGCACGCAAAAGCTGCCGCAGCGGCTGCTGGAACCGGCCTGCGAGGCGTTGGCGCATGGCGACAGGGCGGAGACCTATGCAATCGCCGTGGCGGCATGGATGCGCTATGCGCTCGGCGAACACGGCAATGGCGAGCGCTTCGAGCTGCGCGACCCCCGAGCCGCGGAAATCGCTGCACTGATCGCCGATGTCCCGCGCACGGGGCCTGCGATTTCGGCGGCGCTTTTCACCCTGCCCGGACTTTTCCCGAAGGCTTTGACGGAACATCGGGCGTGGGCGCAGGATGTGTCGGACAAGCTGGAAATCCTGATCCAGGACGATCGGCTGCCGTTGTTTTGA
- the uxaC gene encoding glucuronate isomerase: protein MDVGNGFLHPDRLFPADPATRTIARDLYETVRHLPIVSPHGHTEPSWFADDKPFEDAASLLVIPDHYLFRMLHSVGVPLDALGVPRLDGKPVAAGRTIWRTFGRHYHLFRGTPSSLWVDHAMSAVLGCPEPLTSDNADALYDHINAQLALPEFRPRALHQRFGIETIATTEGALDPLTHHQKMAADGWIGRVRTTYRPDSVTDPDAVGFRDNLVKFGEITGADVTRWEGLIEAHRRRRAYFRQFGATATDHGVPTAFTADLPLAERQALLDKALKGPLSAQDAELFRGQMMTEMAGLSAEDGMVMQIHAGSRRNTDSGLFATRGPNMGADIPTCTDWVGGLNALLSKYGHAPGLRVLLFTLDETTYAREMAPMVGHWPCLMIGPPWWFHDSPLGIRRYLDQVVETAGFANMAGFNDDTRALLSIPARHDVWRREVCRFLAGLAAEHRISKSDAAIVAGELSYGNAKKAYKL from the coding sequence ATGGATGTAGGAAACGGCTTTCTTCATCCGGACCGGCTCTTTCCGGCCGACCCGGCAACACGAACGATCGCGCGCGACCTCTATGAGACGGTGCGCCATCTTCCGATCGTCAGCCCACATGGGCATACCGAACCGTCCTGGTTCGCCGACGACAAGCCCTTCGAAGATGCGGCCTCGCTGCTGGTCATTCCCGATCACTATCTCTTCCGGATGCTGCACAGCGTCGGCGTTCCCCTGGACGCGCTCGGCGTGCCGCGGCTCGACGGCAAGCCGGTGGCAGCGGGGCGGACGATCTGGCGGACTTTTGGCAGGCATTATCATCTCTTCCGCGGAACACCGTCGAGCCTCTGGGTCGACCACGCCATGTCGGCCGTGCTCGGCTGCCCCGAGCCGCTGACATCGGACAATGCCGATGCGCTCTACGACCATATCAATGCTCAGCTCGCCCTTCCCGAATTCCGTCCGCGGGCGCTGCATCAGCGATTCGGCATCGAAACGATTGCGACGACCGAGGGCGCGCTCGACCCGCTGACACATCATCAGAAGATGGCGGCCGACGGCTGGATCGGCAGAGTGCGCACCACCTACCGGCCGGACAGCGTCACCGATCCGGATGCGGTCGGCTTCCGCGACAATCTCGTGAAGTTCGGTGAGATCACCGGCGCTGACGTGACGCGCTGGGAGGGGCTGATCGAGGCGCATCGGCGCCGGCGCGCCTATTTCCGCCAGTTCGGCGCCACCGCGACCGACCACGGCGTGCCCACAGCCTTCACCGCCGATCTGCCGCTTGCCGAAAGGCAGGCGCTGCTCGACAAGGCGCTGAAGGGACCGCTTTCTGCTCAAGATGCCGAGCTTTTCCGCGGCCAGATGATGACCGAGATGGCCGGGCTTTCGGCCGAGGACGGCATGGTGATGCAGATCCATGCAGGCTCGCGGCGCAACACCGACAGTGGGTTGTTTGCGACGCGCGGGCCCAATATGGGCGCCGATATTCCGACCTGCACCGACTGGGTCGGCGGCCTCAATGCGCTGCTTTCCAAATACGGCCATGCGCCGGGGCTGCGGGTGCTGCTCTTCACGCTCGACGAGACGACCTATGCGCGCGAGATGGCGCCGATGGTCGGCCATTGGCCCTGCCTGATGATCGGCCCGCCCTGGTGGTTCCACGACAGCCCGCTCGGCATTCGCCGCTATCTCGACCAGGTGGTGGAAACGGCAGGCTTTGCCAATATGGCCGGTTTCAACGACGATACGCGGGCGCTGCTTTCGATCCCGGCGCGGCATGATGTTTGGCGCCGCGAAGTTTGCCGCTTCCTCGCCGGGCTTGCCGCCGAGCACCGGATTTCCAAGAGCGACGCCGCGATCGTGGCGGGCGAACTTTCCTATGGCAATGCGAAGAAGGCCTACAAGCTGTGA
- a CDS encoding SlyX family protein gives MSDETNRITRLEEMLAHQAKTIEELSDQLTEQWKIVEQMRTKLDRLTERFLSLEEQSLEAPGITRPPHY, from the coding sequence ATGTCCGACGAGACGAACCGCATCACCCGGCTCGAGGAAATGCTGGCCCATCAGGCAAAGACAATCGAGGAACTGTCCGATCAGCTGACCGAACAATGGAAGATCGTCGAGCAGATGCGCACCAAGCTCGACCGACTGACCGAACGTTTCCTGTCGCTTGAGGAACAGTCGCTGGAGGCCCCTGGTATCACCCGCCCGCCGCATTATTGA
- a CDS encoding NAD-dependent succinate-semialdehyde dehydrogenase, whose product MAFTTALTRHVPFSSPFLRAAGYINGVWTSGDASKTFDVLNPATGELLASLPDMGAAETRAAIDAAYAAQPAWAARPAKERSAILRKWFDLMVANADALAAILTAEMGKPFAEARGEILYAASYVEWYAEEAKRIYGETIPAPSNDKRMIVIKQPVGVVGTITPWNFPAAMIARKIAPALAVGCTVVSKPAEQTPLTAIALAVLAEQAGIPSGVFNLIVGVDGPAIGRELCGNDKVRKISFTGSTEVGRILMRQCADQIKKVSLELGGNAPFIVFDDADLDAAVEGAIASKYRNAGQTCVCANRLYIQSSVYDAFAAKLAAKVAAMSVGDGFQAGVEIGPLIDEQGLAKVEDHVGDALAKGAKVLTGGKRIDGAGTFFAPTVLTGVERGMKVAREETFGPVAPLFRFETAEDVIAQANDTEFGLAAYFYAGDLKKVWRVAEALEYGMIGINTGIMSSETAPFGGIKQSGLGREGSRHGADDYLEMKYLCIGGV is encoded by the coding sequence ATGGCTTTCACCACCGCCCTGACAAGGCACGTTCCCTTCTCTTCGCCGTTCCTGCGCGCTGCGGGCTATATCAACGGCGTCTGGACATCGGGCGATGCCTCAAAGACCTTCGACGTGCTCAACCCTGCAACGGGCGAGCTGCTCGCTTCGCTGCCCGATATGGGGGCTGCCGAGACGCGGGCGGCGATCGATGCGGCCTATGCCGCCCAGCCGGCCTGGGCTGCCCGCCCGGCCAAGGAGCGCAGCGCCATCCTGCGCAAATGGTTCGATCTGATGGTCGCCAATGCGGACGCGCTCGCCGCGATCCTGACCGCCGAAATGGGCAAGCCTTTCGCGGAAGCGCGCGGCGAGATCCTGTATGCCGCGTCCTATGTCGAATGGTACGCCGAAGAAGCCAAGCGAATCTATGGCGAGACGATCCCCGCGCCTTCGAATGACAAGCGCATGATCGTCATCAAGCAACCGGTCGGCGTCGTCGGCACGATCACGCCGTGGAATTTCCCGGCCGCGATGATCGCCCGCAAGATTGCGCCGGCACTGGCCGTCGGCTGCACGGTCGTCTCAAAGCCCGCCGAACAGACGCCGCTGACGGCAATCGCCCTTGCCGTGCTCGCCGAACAGGCCGGCATTCCCTCCGGCGTCTTCAACCTCATCGTCGGCGTCGACGGCCCGGCGATCGGCCGCGAGCTGTGCGGCAACGACAAGGTGCGCAAGATCAGCTTCACCGGCTCGACGGAGGTCGGCCGCATCCTGATGCGGCAATGCGCTGACCAGATCAAGAAGGTGAGCCTGGAGCTCGGCGGCAATGCGCCGTTCATCGTCTTCGACGATGCCGATCTCGACGCCGCGGTTGAGGGCGCGATCGCCTCCAAATACCGCAATGCCGGCCAGACCTGCGTTTGCGCCAACCGCCTCTACATCCAGTCGAGCGTCTATGACGCCTTCGCGGCCAAGCTTGCCGCCAAGGTCGCCGCAATGTCGGTCGGCGACGGCTTCCAGGCGGGGGTCGAGATCGGGCCGCTGATCGACGAGCAGGGTCTTGCCAAGGTGGAAGACCATGTCGGCGATGCGCTTGCCAAGGGTGCCAAGGTACTGACCGGCGGCAAACGCATTGACGGCGCCGGCACCTTCTTTGCCCCGACGGTGCTGACCGGCGTTGAGCGCGGCATGAAGGTGGCGCGCGAGGAAACCTTCGGGCCGGTGGCGCCGCTCTTCCGTTTCGAGACGGCCGAGGATGTCATCGCTCAAGCCAATGATACGGAATTCGGCCTTGCCGCCTACTTCTATGCCGGCGACCTGAAGAAGGTCTGGCGGGTGGCGGAGGCGCTGGAATATGGCATGATCGGCATCAACACCGGCATCATGTCCTCCGAGACCGCGCCATTCGGCGGCATCAAACAATCCGGCCTCGGCCGCGAGGGCTCACGCCACGGCGCCGACGACTATCTGGAAATGAAATATCTCTGCATCGGCGGCGTCTGA
- a CDS encoding 4-aminobutyrate--2-oxoglutarate transaminase translates to MTATSLTDRKNAAISRGVGMTTQIYADRAENAEIWDKEGRRYIDFAAGIAVLNTGHRHPKVIAAVKDQLDHFTHTCHQVVPYENYVSLAERLNALLPGAFEKKTIFVTTGAEAVENAVKIARAATGRSAVIAFGGGFHGRTFMGMALTGKVVPYKVGFGAMPGDVFHVPFPVELHGVTADQSLAALKKLFAADVDPQRVAAIIIEPVQGEGGFYAAPAAFMKALRELCDQHGILLIADEVQTGFARTGKMFAMDHHEVAADLTTMAKSLAGGFPLAAVTGRAEIMDAPGPGGLGGTYGGNPLGIAAAHAVLDVIQDEDLCGRANLLGGRLKQRLESLRETVPEIADIRGPGFMNAVEFNDRTTGLPSADFANRVRLIALDKGLILLTCGVHGNVIRFLAPITIQDEVFGEALDILKASMLEASSAK, encoded by the coding sequence ATGACCGCGACAAGCCTTACCGACCGGAAGAACGCCGCCATTTCCCGCGGTGTCGGCATGACGACCCAGATCTATGCCGACCGTGCGGAGAATGCCGAGATCTGGGACAAGGAGGGCCGCCGCTATATCGATTTCGCGGCCGGCATCGCCGTTCTCAATACCGGACACCGCCACCCCAAAGTCATCGCGGCGGTCAAGGATCAGCTCGACCATTTCACCCATACCTGCCACCAGGTTGTTCCCTACGAAAACTATGTCAGCCTTGCCGAACGGTTGAACGCGCTGCTGCCGGGCGCCTTCGAGAAGAAGACGATCTTCGTCACCACGGGCGCCGAAGCGGTCGAAAACGCCGTCAAGATCGCGCGTGCGGCCACCGGCCGCTCGGCCGTCATCGCCTTTGGCGGCGGCTTCCATGGCCGAACCTTCATGGGCATGGCGCTGACCGGCAAGGTCGTGCCCTACAAGGTCGGCTTCGGCGCCATGCCGGGCGATGTGTTCCACGTTCCTTTCCCGGTCGAACTGCACGGCGTCACCGCCGATCAGTCGCTTGCGGCGCTGAAGAAGCTCTTTGCCGCCGATGTCGATCCGCAGCGGGTCGCGGCCATCATCATCGAGCCGGTGCAGGGCGAAGGCGGTTTCTACGCCGCCCCCGCCGCCTTCATGAAGGCGCTGCGCGAACTCTGCGACCAGCACGGCATCCTGCTGATCGCCGACGAGGTGCAGACCGGTTTTGCCCGCACCGGTAAGATGTTCGCCATGGATCATCACGAGGTGGCGGCCGACCTGACGACGATGGCAAAGAGCCTTGCCGGCGGTTTTCCGCTCGCCGCCGTCACCGGCCGCGCCGAGATCATGGACGCGCCAGGACCGGGCGGTCTCGGCGGCACCTATGGCGGCAATCCGCTCGGCATCGCCGCCGCCCACGCCGTGCTCGACGTCATCCAGGACGAAGATCTCTGCGGCCGCGCCAACCTGCTTGGCGGACGGCTGAAGCAGCGGCTGGAATCGCTGCGCGAGACGGTGCCCGAGATCGCCGATATCCGTGGCCCTGGCTTCATGAACGCCGTCGAATTCAACGACCGGACGACGGGATTGCCGAGCGCCGATTTCGCCAACCGGGTGCGGCTGATCGCGCTCGACAAGGGGCTGATCCTGCTCACCTGCGGCGTCCACGGCAACGTCATCCGCTTCCTCGCGCCGATCACCATCCAGGACGAAGTCTTCGGCGAGGCGCTCGACATTCTCAAGGCCTCGATGCTGGAAGCGAGTTCGGCCAAGTGA